The Pedobacter roseus genome contains a region encoding:
- a CDS encoding alpha/beta hydrolase family protein, translating to MKSYLFILLCCFSTGLFAQNIPDSTANADIIIENVTFKSAGVMLEGTIFKPKQAFAALVLVHGSGQEIRMEKMASLLAKKGIAVLTYDKRGVGKSGGIYAGPEVGSNNIDSANLNLLALDASAATDLLLTHLTAKNLPVGLMGFSQAGWIIPLAAKKNYHINFMVLFSGPVVNTLEQLRFQFYTDGKRNFWETHTETEAREHVSKDPDRYQFAPTDPRDALATLQSKGLWLFGGQDIQIPVGLSIEHLNVLKAKGKPYEYRLFQPLGHNTVTDETIQFAVQWIKTIANAKKRK from the coding sequence ATGAAATCCTATCTATTTATTTTGCTCTGCTGTTTCAGCACCGGATTATTTGCACAAAACATACCTGATTCTACTGCCAATGCAGACATCATCATAGAAAATGTAACATTCAAAAGTGCCGGGGTTATGCTGGAAGGCACTATATTTAAGCCAAAACAAGCCTTCGCAGCATTAGTGCTGGTACATGGTTCAGGCCAGGAAATCAGAATGGAAAAAATGGCTTCACTCCTGGCAAAAAAGGGCATCGCGGTATTAACCTATGATAAACGCGGAGTGGGGAAATCGGGTGGGATTTATGCCGGACCGGAGGTAGGAAGTAATAACATTGATTCGGCCAACCTTAACTTGCTGGCTTTAGACGCCAGTGCGGCCACTGATTTGCTTTTAACCCATTTAACGGCTAAAAATTTACCTGTGGGTTTAATGGGCTTTAGTCAGGCGGGCTGGATTATACCTTTGGCCGCAAAAAAGAATTATCACATAAACTTTATGGTATTGTTTAGCGGCCCTGTTGTTAACACGCTCGAGCAGCTCAGGTTTCAGTTTTATACGGATGGAAAGCGAAACTTTTGGGAAACACATACGGAAACTGAAGCACGTGAACACGTAAGTAAGGATCCTGACCGTTACCAATTTGCACCTACTGATCCGAGGGATGCCCTGGCTACGCTGCAAAGCAAGGGACTTTGGCTTTTTGGAGGCCAGGACATACAGATTCCGGTAGGTTTATCAATAGAACACCTCAACGTGCTTAAAGCAAAGGGTAAACCTTACGAATACAGGTTGTTTCAACCTTTGGGGCATAATACGGTTACCGATGAAACCATTCAATTCGCTGTTCAATGGATTAAAACCATTGCCAACGCTAAAAAACGGAAATAG
- a CDS encoding outer membrane beta-barrel family protein: MSRYFLMICIVIQCSLIMGTLQAQENKYQISGVIVDSLTQKPGEYFTVAIKKDSLVIKSVVSDGQGKFSFPGIGQGEYKLLIGSLGYKPKQLIIKAKADTDLGKINMTPAASNELGEVSIAGSRPLIKQESDRIVYDIQADAESKVLSVMDMMRKVPLLSVDADDNVKLKGTGNYRILINGKPSGILTRDPKEYLKSMPAAGVQKIEVITTPPSKYESEGLSGIINIITSRKMENGYNGNLNARYQFPGGPSGNGNFTIKQGKFGANFYGGTGVWQVDGIKISDIRNSRGTSIPSSLYSLGFQKIDNKWGWGGGELSYEIDSLNLITVEVNPYGGYNQQNLMQHFDIMDGAALSAYDMASGTRYEWGGTDYTFNYQKGFRDKKEHLLTFSYKFFNSSEPQLNDVMFSNKVNFTGPDYKQENTSSSKEQTIQVDYVNPFKKLTVEAGVKAILRSGESNFQYLNFNPAQNNYLIDPSQSNIYGNDQDIFGVYNTYTLKLKDWTFKAGARLEGTAVTGNFESTNTTVKTDYFNLIPSVSFNRTLKNSQSLSLGFTQRIQRPGIWDLNPFVDKSRPNFEYFGNPDLKATLSNNFELTYSNFKKGSLNLSLSYNFANNTQQQVYEYLPAQNLTRVTSFNIGKSRLLGTNANFNYPITAKWNLNVSANLNYIWLEGMINGVLAKNSGLTGYSSFTTSYKFEKTWKTSVSFNYGAPDVMLQGQSNSYYYMGFSGSKDIIKDKLTFSAMVANPFQKYRAYRSYTEGVNFTQERIRENPFRRISFGLNWKFGKLKGSIKKSERSISNDDTKKSSN, from the coding sequence ATGAGCAGATACTTTTTGATGATCTGCATTGTGATTCAATGCAGTTTAATTATGGGAACATTACAGGCCCAGGAAAACAAATACCAGATAAGCGGTGTGATTGTAGACAGCCTGACGCAAAAACCCGGTGAATATTTTACCGTCGCCATAAAAAAAGATTCGCTCGTGATAAAAAGCGTGGTTTCTGACGGGCAAGGTAAATTCTCTTTTCCTGGAATCGGCCAGGGAGAATACAAGCTACTCATCGGATCTTTAGGTTACAAACCTAAACAGCTCATAATTAAGGCCAAGGCCGATACTGACCTGGGCAAAATTAATATGACACCTGCTGCCAGCAATGAGCTGGGTGAAGTTTCCATCGCAGGAAGCAGGCCGCTCATCAAACAGGAATCCGACCGTATTGTTTATGATATCCAGGCCGATGCAGAGAGTAAGGTACTTTCGGTAATGGATATGATGCGTAAAGTGCCGCTTTTATCGGTTGATGCAGATGATAATGTGAAGCTTAAAGGGACGGGCAATTACCGTATCCTGATTAATGGCAAACCTTCAGGTATCCTAACCAGGGATCCTAAGGAATACCTAAAAAGCATGCCTGCTGCCGGTGTGCAGAAAATAGAAGTAATTACTACCCCGCCTTCAAAATACGAGAGTGAAGGCCTATCGGGTATCATCAATATCATCACTTCCAGAAAAATGGAAAACGGCTATAATGGAAATCTGAACGCCCGTTATCAGTTCCCTGGCGGACCGAGTGGGAATGGAAACTTCACTATAAAACAGGGAAAATTTGGTGCTAACTTTTACGGTGGAACAGGCGTGTGGCAGGTTGATGGCATAAAAATAAGCGATATCCGTAATAGCCGCGGAACCTCAATTCCCTCCAGCCTATATTCACTGGGTTTTCAGAAAATAGACAACAAGTGGGGTTGGGGCGGAGGCGAGCTGAGCTATGAGATTGATTCTTTGAACCTGATTACCGTTGAAGTGAATCCTTATGGTGGCTATAACCAGCAAAACCTGATGCAGCATTTTGACATCATGGATGGAGCCGCACTATCTGCCTACGATATGGCCAGCGGCACCAGGTACGAGTGGGGCGGCACCGATTATACCTTCAACTATCAAAAAGGTTTCCGCGATAAAAAGGAGCACCTGCTTACCTTTTCTTATAAATTCTTTAACAGTTCAGAACCTCAGCTGAATGATGTGATGTTTAGTAACAAGGTAAACTTTACCGGGCCGGATTATAAGCAGGAAAATACCAGCAGCTCAAAGGAGCAGACCATACAGGTAGATTATGTAAATCCATTTAAAAAGCTTACCGTAGAAGCTGGTGTGAAAGCGATTTTAAGGAGCGGGGAAAGCAATTTTCAATACCTGAACTTTAATCCTGCGCAGAACAATTACCTCATCGACCCTTCGCAGAGCAATATTTATGGCAATGACCAGGATATTTTCGGGGTTTACAATACTTACACTTTAAAACTTAAAGACTGGACTTTTAAAGCAGGAGCACGTTTGGAAGGAACCGCTGTAACCGGCAATTTCGAAAGTACTAATACCACTGTAAAAACAGATTATTTTAACCTGATTCCATCGGTTTCGTTTAACCGGACCCTGAAAAATAGTCAAAGTTTAAGTTTGGGTTTCACCCAGCGGATCCAGCGCCCGGGGATATGGGACCTGAATCCATTTGTAGACAAATCAAGACCAAATTTTGAGTATTTTGGTAACCCTGATCTTAAAGCTACATTGAGCAATAATTTCGAACTGACTTATAGCAATTTCAAAAAAGGATCACTCAATCTGAGTCTGAGTTACAACTTTGCCAATAATACGCAACAGCAGGTGTATGAATATCTTCCTGCTCAAAATCTCACCAGGGTAACTTCATTCAATATTGGTAAAAGCAGGTTGTTGGGTACAAACGCAAACTTCAATTATCCGATTACCGCCAAATGGAACCTTAATGTTAGTGCAAACCTGAACTACATCTGGCTGGAAGGAATGATTAATGGTGTGCTGGCAAAAAACAGCGGTTTAACAGGTTATTCGAGTTTTACCACGAGTTACAAATTTGAAAAAACCTGGAAAACCAGTGTCTCCTTCAATTATGGAGCACCCGATGTGATGTTGCAGGGACAGTCGAATTCTTATTATTACATGGGGTTTAGCGGCAGTAAAGATATCATTAAGGATAAACTTACTTTCTCTGCAATGGTTGCCAATCCATTTCAAAAGTATAGGGCTTACAGAAGTTATACTGAAGGGGTCAATTTTACCCAGGAACGTATCCGCGAAAATCCTTTCCGGCGGATTAGTTTTGGCCTGAACTGGAAATTCGGAAAACTTAAAGGATCAATTAAAAAGAGCGAACGCAGCATTAGTAATGATGATACCAAAAAATCGTCTAATTAA
- a CDS encoding ABC-F family ATP-binding cassette domain-containing protein, producing the protein MINVNNISVSFGGTTLFSDVTFSINENDKIALMGKNGAGKSTILKIIANVTKPTSGNVTGPKEAVIAYLPQHLLTQDNVTVFEETMKAFAEVNQMQKELDELNEQLTIRTDYESDDYMKLIERVSELSEKFYSIEETNYDAEVEKVLKGLGFERKDFNRQTSEFSGGWRMRIELAKILLKKPDLILLDEPTNHMDIESIQWLEDFLINSAKAVMVISHDRAFVDNVSNRTIEVTMGRIYDYKAKYTHYLQLRADRRIHQLKAYEEQQRFIADNQEFIDRFRGTYSKTLQVQSRVKMLEKLEVIEIDEVDTSALRLKFPPSPRSGQYPVMVEELTKTYGDHVVFEKASMVIERGEKVAFVGKNGEGKSTMIKAIMGEIDFEGGLKVGHNAKIGYFAQNQAALLDESLTVFETIDQIPLSDGTIKIKDLLGAFMFSGDDTTKKVKVLSGGEKTRLAMIKLLLEPVNVLILDEPTNHLDMKTKDIIKDALKDFDGTLILVSHDRDFLDGLAQKVFEFGNKRVREHFEDIKGFLAYKKMNSLKEIEQN; encoded by the coding sequence GTGATTAATGTAAATAACATCTCCGTTTCATTTGGCGGAACCACGCTTTTTAGCGATGTAACCTTTTCGATAAACGAGAATGATAAAATTGCCCTTATGGGTAAAAATGGTGCAGGTAAGTCGACCATTCTTAAAATTATTGCCAATGTAACCAAACCTACTTCAGGTAACGTAACTGGACCGAAGGAAGCCGTAATTGCCTATTTGCCCCAGCATTTGCTTACACAAGATAATGTGACCGTTTTTGAAGAAACGATGAAAGCTTTCGCGGAGGTAAACCAGATGCAAAAGGAGCTAGATGAGTTAAACGAACAGTTAACCATCCGTACCGATTACGAAAGCGACGATTATATGAAACTCATTGAGCGCGTATCGGAGCTGAGCGAGAAATTTTATTCGATTGAAGAAACCAATTACGATGCCGAAGTAGAGAAAGTATTAAAAGGTTTAGGCTTTGAGCGTAAAGATTTTAACCGCCAAACTTCCGAATTTTCGGGCGGATGGCGCATGCGCATTGAGCTGGCCAAGATTTTATTAAAAAAACCTGATCTGATATTACTGGATGAGCCTACCAACCACATGGATATCGAAAGTATTCAGTGGCTCGAAGATTTCCTGATCAATTCGGCAAAAGCCGTAATGGTGATCTCCCACGATCGTGCATTTGTGGATAACGTTTCTAACCGCACCATTGAGGTTACCATGGGCAGGATTTATGATTATAAAGCCAAGTACACACATTACCTTCAGCTAAGGGCCGACCGACGGATCCATCAATTAAAAGCTTACGAAGAACAACAGCGTTTTATTGCCGATAACCAGGAATTTATAGATCGTTTTAGAGGAACTTATTCAAAAACCCTACAGGTACAATCGCGGGTAAAAATGCTCGAGAAACTCGAAGTAATTGAGATTGATGAAGTAGATACTTCTGCATTGCGTTTAAAGTTTCCGCCATCACCACGTTCGGGGCAATATCCGGTAATGGTAGAAGAACTGACCAAAACTTATGGCGATCATGTGGTTTTCGAAAAAGCATCAATGGTGATCGAAAGGGGAGAAAAAGTGGCTTTTGTGGGTAAAAACGGTGAAGGAAAGTCGACGATGATTAAAGCCATTATGGGGGAAATTGATTTTGAAGGAGGTTTAAAAGTTGGTCACAATGCCAAAATCGGGTATTTTGCCCAAAATCAGGCGGCTTTACTTGATGAAAGTCTGACTGTATTCGAAACCATTGATCAGATTCCATTAAGTGATGGTACCATAAAAATCAAAGACCTTTTAGGTGCTTTTATGTTCAGTGGCGATGATACCACAAAAAAAGTGAAAGTACTTTCTGGTGGTGAAAAGACCCGTTTGGCCATGATCAAGTTATTGTTGGAACCCGTAAACGTATTGATCCTGGATGAGCCGACCAACCACCTGGACATGAAAACCAAAGACATTATTAAAGATGCATTGAAAGATTTTGATGGCACTTTGATTTTGGTATCGCATGATCGTGATTTCCTGGATGGATTGGCACAAAAAGTATTCGAATTCGGTAATAAACGCGTTCGTGAGCATTTTGAAGACATTAAAGGCTTCCTTGCCTATAAAAAAATGAATAGTTTAAAGGAAATTGAGCAAAACTAA
- a CDS encoding alpha/beta hydrolase yields the protein MKIILLLFLHLSLVQVSHAFMQPEAKDLLHLKYGQADQNQLDLFLPASYTQHTAVIVLLHGGAWMMGGNEYTDKTAKDLRNRGFIVANVDYRYVSENVNGKDLLSDINQALSFIQRKSPEYHFRSNGYHLAGISAGAHLALLYGYTSNKNIRSITALCPPVRLDDPETMKALQKNNLLKNVELLAGAQYIPNQKINKKFTWVSAYSHVKAIPTLLFHGDKDELVPDNQSKFLFKLLTDKGLVAKFVPMIGKGHDCGMNQPDSEKIVLDEIEHWVKKFN from the coding sequence ATGAAAATAATACTGTTGCTTTTCCTCCATCTATCGCTAGTCCAGGTATCTCATGCATTTATGCAGCCTGAAGCTAAAGATTTGCTGCATTTAAAATATGGTCAGGCGGATCAGAATCAGCTTGATCTTTTCCTCCCTGCAAGCTACACTCAACATACTGCGGTTATTGTATTGCTCCATGGCGGTGCCTGGATGATGGGAGGGAATGAGTACACCGATAAAACAGCTAAGGATTTACGTAACCGGGGTTTTATTGTAGCCAATGTTGATTACCGTTATGTGAGCGAGAATGTTAACGGCAAAGACCTTCTTTCAGATATCAATCAGGCCCTTTCATTTATACAGCGAAAATCACCCGAATATCATTTTAGATCAAATGGTTATCACCTTGCCGGAATCAGTGCCGGGGCTCATCTTGCCTTATTGTACGGATACACCAGCAATAAAAATATCCGGTCAATCACTGCACTTTGCCCTCCTGTACGTTTGGATGATCCCGAAACGATGAAAGCGCTTCAGAAAAACAACCTTTTAAAAAATGTTGAACTTTTGGCTGGTGCACAATATATCCCCAATCAAAAAATCAATAAAAAATTTACCTGGGTAAGTGCGTATAGCCATGTAAAAGCAATCCCAACATTGCTCTTTCATGGCGATAAAGATGAGCTGGTACCGGATAATCAATCTAAGTTTTTGTTCAAACTATTGACCGATAAAGGGTTGGTAGCCAAATTTGTTCCTATGATTGGCAAGGGCCATGATTGCGGCATGAACCAGCCTGATAGCGAAAAAATAGTTTTGGACGAAATAGAACACTGGGTTAAAAAATTTAACTGA
- a CDS encoding GNAT family N-acetyltransferase, with protein MKISNSKIADIEEIFRLYHSATAFQKTKYTIHWPKFETSLIETEIKENRQWKITIDGKTACVWATTFDDPQIWEAKNADPSVYIHRIATNPEFKGLNMVAKIVEWAKEYAKENYKSYVRLDTVGQNEGLINHYTKMGFKFLGLFDLENTDGLPAHYHGKPVSLFELSAI; from the coding sequence ATGAAAATCAGCAACAGCAAAATAGCCGATATCGAAGAAATCTTTCGCCTTTACCACAGCGCAACGGCTTTCCAGAAAACAAAATACACGATTCACTGGCCGAAATTTGAAACTTCATTGATTGAAACCGAGATCAAAGAGAACAGGCAATGGAAAATAACCATTGATGGAAAAACGGCCTGCGTATGGGCAACAACCTTTGATGATCCACAGATATGGGAAGCAAAAAATGCTGATCCGTCTGTTTATATCCACCGCATCGCCACCAATCCAGAATTTAAGGGACTAAATATGGTAGCCAAAATTGTGGAATGGGCAAAGGAATATGCAAAGGAAAATTACAAAAGTTATGTACGCCTGGATACCGTGGGCCAAAATGAAGGACTGATCAATCATTACACCAAAATGGGATTTAAGTTTCTGGGTTTGTTCGATTTAGAAAATACGGATGGATTGCCTGCGCATTACCATGGAAAACCAGTGAGTTTGTTTGAGCTTTCAGCGATATAG
- a CDS encoding DMT family transporter produces MISTTTGSLATSKISGGWLNGFIGVLIFSGSMPATKIAVMDMSPVFVTIARASIAGLLALAVLILLREKRPAKSSLWSLVIVAFGAVIGFPLLSALALAHISSAHSLVFLGLLPLVTAIFAVLRGGERPKPVFWFFSALGSLLVVGYAVYQGINTSPLGDLLMLAAIVLCGLGYAEGARLSKTIGGWQVISWALVISLPLMLPLIFVFKPVSLSAISPGAWMGLAYISLFSMFIGFIFWYKGLAQGGIASVGQLQLLQPFFGLALAATLLHEEVSLNMLAVMVGIILCVAGSKKFAK; encoded by the coding sequence ATGATAAGCACAACAACGGGTAGCCTGGCTACCAGCAAAATTTCGGGCGGATGGCTGAACGGTTTTATAGGAGTATTGATATTTAGTGGGTCTATGCCCGCCACTAAAATAGCGGTGATGGATATGAGCCCTGTTTTTGTAACCATTGCCAGGGCAAGTATTGCAGGTTTGCTTGCACTTGCCGTGTTGATTTTACTTAGAGAGAAACGCCCCGCAAAAAGCAGTTTGTGGTCGCTTGTTATTGTCGCTTTTGGTGCCGTAATTGGTTTTCCGCTGTTAAGTGCACTGGCTTTGGCGCACATCAGCTCAGCACATTCGCTGGTATTTTTAGGATTGCTGCCCCTGGTAACGGCGATTTTTGCAGTGTTGCGTGGAGGCGAACGCCCAAAACCTGTATTTTGGTTCTTTTCAGCACTGGGCAGTTTATTGGTAGTCGGTTATGCGGTGTATCAGGGCATTAATACTTCACCTCTGGGCGACCTGCTCATGTTGGCGGCAATTGTGCTCTGTGGACTGGGTTATGCAGAGGGAGCCCGTTTATCGAAAACTATTGGTGGCTGGCAGGTCATCTCCTGGGCCCTGGTAATTTCGCTTCCACTTATGCTGCCCTTAATCTTTGTATTTAAACCGGTCTCACTATCGGCCATCAGCCCGGGTGCATGGATGGGATTAGCCTATATTTCATTGTTCAGCATGTTTATTGGCTTTATTTTCTGGTATAAAGGCCTGGCACAGGGCGGCATTGCATCAGTAGGGCAATTGCAACTGCTTCAGCCATTTTTTGGTCTGGCGCTTGCGGCTACGCTATTACATGAAGAGGTAAGTTTAAATATGCTGGCCGTGATGGTTGGCATTATCCTTTGCGTTGCCGGTTCGAAAAAATTTGCGAAATAA
- a CDS encoding aminotransferase-like domain-containing protein codes for MKKIYRYNEIADGIAAQIRNGILKVGEKLPSVRMLCKEYAIGMNTAKRVFLELEAQSLIDSKPQSGFFVSNRSAQRLPLPGVSKPTLMPGNNEPDELITKVYSSMGNNDITLFSIGIPSGNLLPLAKLQKEILQASRSLQGGTAYEPLQGNIELRRMVAVRSLGWGGNLNEDDLITTSGGMNALAFSLMALAKAGDTVAIESPCYPGIFQLAISLGLKVLELPTHPVTGIEIDALKKLVSKINICVLIPNFNTPLGSCMPDEHKKEVVKLLARHNIPLIEDDVYGDLYFGAQRPKCCKAFDTEGNVLWCSAISKTLAPGYRVGWVAPGKYKDKIMKLKLVHAIATPSLVHEVVGNFFKSGRYDVHIHQIRRTLMGNYQRFSHAIATYFPEGTKISRPHGGLAIWVELAKGADTIKLYELAMKQKISISPGRMFTLQEQYENCLRICMGMPWTNEIDFKLKQLGNLAKMC; via the coding sequence ATGAAAAAGATTTACAGGTATAATGAAATTGCCGATGGAATAGCGGCTCAGATTAGAAATGGTATTTTGAAGGTTGGCGAAAAACTCCCTTCCGTAAGGATGCTCTGTAAAGAATACGCCATTGGGATGAACACGGCAAAAAGGGTTTTTTTAGAGCTCGAAGCGCAATCACTGATCGATTCGAAACCCCAATCGGGCTTTTTTGTGAGCAACCGTTCTGCTCAGCGTTTACCGCTTCCCGGCGTTAGTAAACCCACATTAATGCCGGGTAACAACGAACCTGATGAACTGATTACCAAAGTGTACTCGAGCATGGGAAATAACGACATTACACTTTTTTCCATTGGTATTCCTTCCGGAAATCTGTTGCCTTTGGCAAAACTTCAAAAAGAAATCCTCCAGGCCAGCAGATCACTGCAAGGTGGTACGGCTTATGAACCGCTTCAGGGCAATATTGAGCTGCGCAGAATGGTGGCCGTCCGCTCGTTGGGCTGGGGAGGGAATTTAAACGAAGATGACCTGATTACCACCAGTGGCGGAATGAATGCGCTTGCTTTTTCGCTGATGGCATTAGCCAAAGCAGGAGATACCGTTGCTATTGAAAGTCCATGTTATCCGGGTATTTTTCAATTGGCCATTAGTCTTGGCCTCAAAGTGCTCGAGCTGCCCACCCATCCGGTTACTGGTATTGAGATTGATGCTTTGAAAAAACTGGTTTCTAAAATCAATATCTGTGTGCTGATTCCAAACTTCAATACTCCTTTAGGTAGCTGCATGCCTGATGAACATAAAAAGGAAGTCGTAAAACTGTTGGCCAGGCACAATATCCCGCTAATTGAGGATGATGTGTACGGTGATCTGTATTTTGGGGCGCAAAGGCCTAAATGCTGTAAGGCTTTTGATACTGAGGGAAATGTGCTCTGGTGCAGTGCCATTTCCAAAACACTGGCTCCTGGTTACCGCGTTGGCTGGGTGGCTCCGGGAAAGTATAAGGATAAAATAATGAAGTTAAAACTGGTTCATGCCATTGCCACACCATCCCTGGTACACGAAGTAGTGGGCAACTTTTTTAAAAGTGGTCGTTACGATGTTCATATCCATCAAATCAGGCGTACGCTGATGGGAAATTACCAGCGTTTTAGCCATGCCATTGCCACTTATTTTCCTGAAGGTACCAAAATCAGCCGTCCGCATGGTGGACTTGCCATTTGGGTAGAACTGGCTAAAGGAGCAGATACCATAAAACTTTATGAGCTGGCCATGAAACAAAAAATCAGCATTTCACCGGGCCGGATGTTTACCTTACAGGAGCAATACGAAAATTGTCTGCGTATATGCATGGGGATGCCCTGGACAAATGAAATCGATTTTAAATTAAAACAACTGGGAAACCTGGCAAAAATGTGCTGA
- a CDS encoding RibD family protein, with the protein MNKDLPYVICLMMTSVDGKILGEKWGNSPKMELLRGTFEKIHEEIGIGAWIVGRTTMEKDFTGFAKPVLKKGHHQVDRNDFVAGQQSTTFAIAIDGKAKLGWEKQTMQGDHVITILTEGVKDAYLAHLQDIGVSYIFAGKDEINLKTALKKLRKLFGIEKLMLEGGAHINGSFLNEGLIDELHQLLLPVADGTIKTSTLFEIDPKTKKDGATLLKLEKVKQIENEVLWITYKVGKTN; encoded by the coding sequence ATGAATAAGGACCTGCCCTACGTAATCTGTTTGATGATGACCTCTGTTGATGGGAAAATTTTAGGCGAAAAATGGGGCAATAGTCCAAAAATGGAATTATTGAGGGGAACATTCGAAAAAATCCACGAAGAAATTGGCATAGGTGCGTGGATTGTAGGACGTACCACAATGGAAAAAGATTTTACCGGTTTTGCAAAACCGGTATTAAAAAAGGGGCATCATCAAGTTGACCGGAATGACTTTGTTGCCGGGCAACAATCAACCACTTTTGCAATAGCCATTGATGGTAAGGCAAAATTAGGCTGGGAAAAACAAACCATGCAGGGCGACCATGTGATTACCATTCTTACCGAAGGTGTAAAAGATGCTTACCTTGCCCATTTGCAGGATATTGGCGTTTCGTACATTTTTGCTGGTAAAGATGAAATCAATTTAAAAACAGCTTTAAAAAAACTACGTAAACTGTTCGGAATCGAAAAACTGATGCTCGAAGGTGGTGCCCATATTAACGGAAGTTTCCTTAACGAGGGCCTGATTGATGAACTTCACCAATTGCTGCTGCCAGTTGCAGATGGCACCATAAAAACATCAACTCTTTTTGAGATCGACCCAAAAACCAAAAAAGATGGCGCTACCCTGCTCAAACTTGAAAAGGTAAAACAGATCGAAAATGAGGTGCTTTGGATTACTTATAAGGTCGGAAAAACGAATTAA
- a CDS encoding sensor histidine kinase, protein MKESAEILSLIKTYETRESDLRLNIAQLKSLNEALRIADERSAILNSIIESSDDAIVSKDLNSIITSWNNAAERIFGYSASEMIGKSIMKIIPPDRAEEEPHILGQLRQGIRVDHFETERLRKDGTLINVSLTISPIKDRDGNVVGLSKIARDITYKRNIEIKKNEFIGFVSHELKTPLTSLRSYIQVALHKAKKDEQEFICQALSRAEMQTKKMENMISDFLSISKFEDGQMKINPGRFDMANLIRENLEDARIASAKHVLVYIGADEAYVYGDQEKLSLVLTNLISNAQKYSPNGGTITINCQQKNQHFFISVSDEGIGISTADQKLMFGKFFRVNSEQTKFISGFGIGLYLASTIISLHQSSITVESEPAKGSTFSFHIAASTETV, encoded by the coding sequence ATGAAAGAATCTGCAGAAATCCTTAGTCTGATCAAAACCTACGAAACACGCGAATCGGACCTGAGACTGAACATTGCCCAACTCAAAAGCTTAAACGAGGCATTACGAATTGCAGATGAAAGAAGCGCGATACTCAACTCGATTATTGAGAGTTCTGACGATGCAATTGTGAGTAAAGACCTCAATAGTATTATAACCAGCTGGAATAATGCTGCTGAAAGGATTTTCGGTTACAGTGCATCAGAAATGATTGGCAAATCGATCATGAAAATTATTCCGCCCGACCGTGCTGAAGAAGAACCGCATATACTTGGCCAGCTGAGGCAGGGAATCAGGGTGGATCACTTCGAAACAGAACGGCTTAGAAAAGACGGTACACTGATTAACGTTTCGCTAACCATTTCACCCATTAAAGACCGCGATGGAAATGTAGTCGGTTTATCTAAAATTGCAAGGGATATTACTTATAAAAGAAACATAGAAATTAAGAAGAATGAATTTATTGGTTTTGTAAGCCACGAACTCAAAACACCCTTAACCTCCCTGCGCTCTTATATACAGGTAGCTTTGCATAAAGCCAAAAAGGATGAACAGGAGTTTATCTGCCAGGCACTTTCGAGAGCTGAAATGCAGACCAAAAAAATGGAAAATATGATTTCTGATTTTCTGAGCATTTCGAAATTCGAGGATGGCCAGATGAAAATTAATCCAGGCCGGTTTGATATGGCTAATTTGATAAGGGAAAACCTGGAGGATGCCCGAATCGCTTCAGCAAAACATGTACTGGTTTACATTGGTGCCGATGAAGCTTATGTATACGGCGATCAGGAAAAACTCTCGCTTGTACTTACCAACCTGATCAGCAACGCCCAAAAATACTCGCCCAATGGTGGCACCATAACCATAAATTGCCAACAAAAAAATCAACACTTTTTTATTAGCGTGAGTGATGAAGGTATTGGTATTTCTACTGCCGACCAAAAGCTGATGTTTGGAAAATTCTTCAGGGTTAACAGCGAACAGACTAAATTTATAAGCGGCTTCGGAATAGGTCTTTACCTCGCCTCCACTATCATCAGTCTTCATCAATCTTCTATTACCGTAGAAAGCGAACCTGCTAAAGGCTCAACATTTTCATTTCATATAGCTGCTTCAACAGAGACTGTATAA